From the genome of Haloarchaeobius salinus, one region includes:
- the trxA gene encoding thioredoxin has translation MSDAAESNDDVSTSTTEPVHVESAGHLQTLLTDGDVVLVDFHADWCGPCQMLEPVVADIAAETDATVAKVDIDELQALAQENGIRGVPTLLLYADGELVERLVGVQEKSTLVDLVEQHG, from the coding sequence ATGAGCGACGCAGCGGAGTCGAACGACGATGTCAGTACGAGTACGACCGAACCAGTCCACGTCGAGAGCGCCGGACACCTCCAGACCCTGCTCACCGACGGGGACGTGGTGCTCGTGGACTTCCACGCGGACTGGTGTGGGCCCTGCCAGATGCTCGAGCCCGTCGTCGCCGACATCGCGGCGGAGACGGACGCCACCGTCGCGAAGGTCGACATCGACGAACTCCAGGCACTCGCACAGGAGAACGGCATCCGAGGGGTGCCGACGCTCCTGCTGTACGCGGACGGCGAGCTCGTCGAGCGGCTGGTCGGCGTACAGGAGAAGTCCACGCTCGTCGACCTCGTCGAGCAGCACGGCTGA
- a CDS encoding DUF7504 family protein, with protein MRTDHGGGVPGSTTFAQTLSALKREGSSILLVGRTSATAHRAACGRLVGDSGEPRQRLYVYTTGTETCGQGPSTDHRGETRILSQENEAGVSASPEGVPDDIEETVVGPQLLSTLGTAIIDAVDEMEADHELEPGELRLCFDSVTPLLREHKSQNVFRLLHMVTSRTRQADGMGHFHLPLDRDSDYVHLLEPLFDAVVEVRRTEDGDEERLEQRWHLRDRDAESGWIEI; from the coding sequence ATGCGTACCGACCACGGTGGGGGGGTTCCCGGGAGCACGACGTTCGCGCAGACGCTCTCGGCACTCAAGCGCGAAGGCAGCAGCATCCTTCTGGTCGGACGGACGAGCGCGACGGCCCACCGGGCGGCCTGTGGCAGGCTCGTGGGCGACAGCGGCGAGCCCAGACAGCGCCTCTACGTCTACACGACGGGCACGGAGACCTGCGGACAGGGACCGTCGACGGACCATCGGGGCGAGACACGTATCCTCAGCCAGGAGAACGAGGCGGGTGTCTCCGCGAGTCCGGAGGGCGTCCCCGACGACATCGAGGAGACCGTGGTCGGCCCGCAGCTGCTGAGCACGCTCGGGACGGCCATCATCGACGCCGTCGACGAGATGGAGGCCGACCACGAGCTCGAGCCGGGCGAACTCCGACTCTGCTTCGACTCGGTGACGCCGCTGCTGCGCGAACACAAGTCACAGAACGTGTTCCGGCTGCTCCACATGGTCACCTCGCGGACCCGGCAGGCCGACGGGATGGGGCACTTCCACCTGCCGCTGGATCGCGACAGCGACTACGTACATCTGCTCGAACCACTGTTCGACGCCGTCGTCGAGGTCAGGCGGACCGAGGACGGCGACGAGGAGCGCCTCGAGCAGCGGTGGCACCTCCGCGACCGCGACGCCGAGAGCGGCTGGATCGAGATCTGA
- a CDS encoding DUF7547 family protein yields MSDSRDDDIAADARELAGELRALREQLDEQRRRPPTGPMGIPRPPTPREFMEFADEVAIPATIAILETNIRLLEALQRAIRLADSGRRAGERGRDAGGRARSTAESVSRETLSRASDALADLQSVLEGTELPENESARSILTEARDLRQEIQEQLTASRTRDHTLDEFEEGDDAADDAGTDIGVTDGDETGEEPDDEPVSIDVDAELETLKQQYEDESHGDDGPDSSADDGPDSSADDGPDAPGDDGSDTPGDDGPGDSGHDGPTGSGDDGR; encoded by the coding sequence ATGAGCGATTCCAGGGACGACGACATCGCCGCCGACGCCAGGGAGCTGGCGGGGGAGCTCCGGGCCCTCCGGGAGCAGCTCGACGAGCAACGCCGTCGGCCGCCGACGGGGCCGATGGGCATCCCGCGCCCCCCGACACCACGGGAGTTCATGGAGTTCGCCGACGAGGTCGCCATCCCCGCGACCATCGCCATCCTGGAGACGAACATCCGACTGCTCGAGGCCCTCCAGCGCGCCATCCGGCTGGCAGACAGTGGCCGCCGCGCGGGTGAACGCGGCCGGGACGCCGGGGGGCGCGCACGCTCGACCGCCGAGTCCGTCAGCCGGGAGACGCTCTCGCGGGCATCAGACGCGCTCGCCGACCTCCAGTCCGTCCTCGAGGGGACCGAGCTGCCGGAGAACGAGTCCGCCCGCAGCATCCTCACCGAGGCGCGGGACCTCCGACAGGAGATACAGGAGCAGCTGACTGCGAGCCGGACGCGGGACCACACCCTGGACGAGTTCGAGGAGGGCGACGACGCTGCGGACGACGCCGGCACCGACATCGGTGTGACCGATGGGGACGAGACGGGGGAGGAGCCGGACGACGAACCGGTGTCCATCGACGTGGATGCGGAACTGGAGACGCTGAAACAGCAGTACGAGGACGAGAGCCACGGGGACGACGGACCGGACAGCTCAGCGGACGACGGTCCGGACAGCTCAGCGGACGACGGTCCGGACGCTCCTGGAGATGACGGATCTGACACCCCTGGAGATGACGGACCGGGCGACTCCGGACACGACGGACCGACCGGCTCCGGCGACGACGGTCGGTAA
- a CDS encoding nucleic acid-binding protein has protein sequence MTMEAYRYDDGSITYPGHPIGPNGSEPVETVDLSEYEAEVVTWTNSTATPPGVRQPNALAIVEFDVDGEAVRAIGQLTTDDVETGDTVRPVYVDELRDPDAGIRVPESQEWDGYRFDPV, from the coding sequence ATGACCATGGAAGCCTACCGGTACGACGACGGCAGCATCACCTACCCGGGCCACCCGATCGGCCCGAACGGCAGCGAACCGGTCGAGACGGTCGACCTCAGCGAGTACGAGGCCGAGGTCGTCACCTGGACGAACTCCACGGCGACCCCACCGGGCGTCCGCCAGCCCAACGCGCTCGCCATCGTCGAGTTCGACGTCGACGGCGAGGCCGTCCGGGCCATCGGCCAGTTGACCACCGACGACGTCGAGACCGGCGACACGGTCCGGCCGGTGTACGTCGATGAGCTGCGCGACCCCGATGCAGGTATCAGGGTACCCGAGAGCCAGGAGTGGGACGGCTACCGGTTCGACCCCGTCTAG
- a CDS encoding thiolase C-terminal domain-containing protein — MDRVAVIGASMTKFGQRESWVMDLLAEAGEACLDDAGVAPDEVEHLYVSNMASGEFEGQTGIMNALAHDLDVMPAYSQRVDQTSSSGGAGIYAAWQSIASGASEMTLLVGGEKMTHRTTGEATDVIASITHPVEYKHGVTLPSFAGLTARHYLERYDAPRESLAKVAVKNHKNGLNNPHAQFQKEVDLETVMESPIVADPLRLYDFCPITDGSAALMFCPESVAEQYTDDYAVVSGVAGATDTQVVHEREDPTVMGGVVDSGEQAFEMAGLEPEDVDVAELHDMFTILEFLQMEGLGFAEPGTAWERVEAGETEMDGELPINTSGGLKSKGHPLGASGVAQGYEIYAQLVGEAGERQVDADVGLACNVGGFGNCVITTIMEAAE, encoded by the coding sequence ATGGACCGTGTAGCAGTCATCGGTGCGTCGATGACCAAGTTCGGACAGCGTGAGTCGTGGGTCATGGACCTGCTCGCCGAGGCGGGCGAGGCCTGCCTCGACGACGCCGGGGTCGCCCCCGACGAGGTGGAGCACCTGTACGTCTCGAACATGGCCAGCGGGGAGTTCGAGGGACAGACGGGCATCATGAACGCGCTGGCGCACGACCTCGACGTGATGCCGGCGTACAGCCAGCGGGTCGACCAGACCTCGTCCTCGGGCGGCGCGGGCATCTACGCCGCGTGGCAGTCCATCGCCTCCGGAGCCTCGGAGATGACGCTGCTCGTCGGCGGCGAGAAGATGACCCACCGGACGACCGGGGAAGCGACGGACGTCATCGCCTCCATCACGCACCCGGTCGAGTACAAACACGGCGTCACCCTGCCGAGCTTCGCCGGGCTCACGGCGCGGCACTACCTCGAACGGTACGACGCGCCCCGGGAGTCGCTGGCGAAGGTCGCCGTGAAGAACCACAAGAACGGACTGAACAACCCGCACGCCCAGTTCCAGAAGGAGGTCGATCTGGAGACGGTGATGGAGTCGCCCATCGTCGCCGACCCCCTCCGGCTGTACGACTTCTGTCCGATCACCGACGGCAGCGCGGCGCTCATGTTCTGCCCGGAGTCGGTCGCCGAGCAGTACACCGACGACTACGCCGTCGTCAGCGGTGTCGCGGGCGCGACGGACACCCAGGTCGTCCACGAGCGCGAGGACCCGACCGTGATGGGCGGCGTCGTCGACTCCGGCGAGCAGGCGTTCGAGATGGCCGGACTGGAGCCGGAGGACGTCGACGTGGCGGAGCTCCACGACATGTTCACCATCCTCGAGTTCCTCCAGATGGAGGGCCTCGGGTTCGCCGAGCCGGGTACAGCGTGGGAGCGCGTCGAGGCCGGCGAGACCGAGATGGACGGCGAACTCCCCATCAACACCTCCGGCGGCCTCAAGTCGAAGGGGCACCCGCTCGGCGCGAGCGGCGTCGCACAGGGCTACGAGATATACGCCCAGCTCGTCGGTGAAGCCGGGGAACGGCAGGTCGACGCCGACGTCGGCCTCGCGTGCAACGTCGGCGGGTTCGGGAACTGCGTCATCACCACCATCATGGAGGCAGCAGAATGA